The window CtgaatgtgaaactgaaacatgaatcttctctgtttgtttgatggTCACACAGGATTAGTAAGACGTGTGCAGAAGTGAATTTTTAACAACCATTTGAGAGTTTCATCACGAACTATCCACTATCAGCATCTCGTAATAGTTTCTTTTCATCATAATTTCCACAGATGCTGTTGATCCTGGTGAAGTGAGATACAATCATATTTGATCAAAAAAGCACCACATGGTCCGAGTTTTGAGTGAGTTCAGAAATGGCTGCAACACGTGTCTAATAATATTCTCATCATGCCAAACATTACATAAATCTACAGTTAACAAAGTCAAAATATCAGGGACCTAAAGTAAAAGTCAAATTGTGTGTTGTATTAAACACTATGCAGCATGTTCTTGGCCAAGAGGATAAGATTTCACCGTTTTCTATACAAACTAATGATTTAATGGAATCTAAGGCCTTCTAGGAGCAAAACACCACATACACAACTGCTGAGAACCAATTCTCCTGTGCATCATACAGAGGGATCAGTCTCAGAAATTCAGATCACAAAGCTACAGAAGTCAGGGATTGTTTATGTAGTTGCTGAcaacattcatgtttttatagcAATAGCTTCATTGACGTCTGTGGTGGATGACTGAAGTGATAAGTGGGATTAAGATCCATGATAATACATGATCAGTACTAACAACGCAACATCACTGCAGAAGTACCCTGTGTCAAATCACATCATGTTAGACATTAGCATTTATCTTGGGCATccagcaagaaagtgaatgtgTAAGAGAGAAGCACTTGCGAAGTGCAATTGCATTAACTTCACTGCAAAGCACAAAAGATGAACTAATTCAAAGTATGTGCACACCCATCAAGAGATTTTTAAGACATGCTGAATGAAAGCtagaaaacaaggaaacatttcTGGTTAATTAGCTTCAAAGCAAATAAAAGGCTTCAAACGTGTTAAAAGGACGTGTGTTTGCATCCCAAGGCGGCATAGCACTAATAACTCATGGCATCAGGGGCCAACTGTATAAATGCCCATATACATTCACATGAACATGTAGTACGACTCATGACATGTTGGGAGTAAAACTCTACACTTGTCATTTTAAGTGATTTGATCTGTACGGTATCCGGATAGAATATGAGGTAGCTCATTCATTTGTACTTATCACGGGTTCGGCCTGTTTTAATTTGGGACACCAAATATCTGTTCAGCTCCGCATCTTCCATTTCCACTAAACAGCTGCACATTCAGGCCATGGACACATCAACACAGCCGtgctctctgcttcttctcaATCCAAACTAAAGATAGAGTGGTGGCACCGAGCAAAAAGAGCCATCACATGGAAAGATTGTCATTCTCAGATTGTAGTCTGAGATTTTGAGAAATACCAGAGAAAGTGGTAGACTTTAAATCCAATGATGACGGTGATGGGCTGAAGGCTaattcacataaaacaaactttGTGTGGACTGGAACAATTAAAGTGGTATCTTAACACTAGCACCTGCATAGTTTATTCTCTTCCCAAAGCATCTCTCACAGCACGGATACAAATTCTGTTACAAAATGaaggtttttttaattaacaaatgTGTTAAgatataataaacaataaaaacaatttcatcTGTGCAATGTTTTATTCTACAGTTTATCCAGAGCTAAAAGCCATTGTtttcaacaacacaaaaataaatcagcaaaaATAACCTGGAAAAGAGACGAGTCCCTGGGTGAAGCTTCTGAAGCCACAACAGAGTGGATGGTTTTAGGTGAGAGGAGCCCCGTGTGATTTGTGAAACATGTCAGCCGGCCCACAAGCTACCTAAATGTTCCAAGTAGAGCCAGAAAGCACCAATCAACAACAAGCCACCTAATAAAATAGACCCACAGACAGgttaaatgaaaatgctgttCATTGAGAAGACCCCTGCAAAAACTCCAATTTTACCAGTTTTCTCCACTGGTCAGGAAGTGGAGTGGCATGGAGTCAACAGAGAGTGTGTAGGTAGTGGGAGGTTGAGGCCGCTCCCTCCTGGCAGCCCTGTGACGCACCACTGACCTGCACATCTGGGTGACAGTTTAATCTGTGGCCATTTCCAAACCAAGTCCATGTgaaaagaatttttttttctaacatatAATTTGTTGAAtcatacatatttttttcatagaATTTTGTATAGGTTATATAAAAGGCTCTATCTGAATTTCACCTAAAGCAAACAACCAATGCAGGTGTCATTCCTCAAGTCTTTTAATTGTCTGTTATACGATGTTGGTGATCTGGGATGGGCAAACAGGTTTCCTTTGAAGAAGAGCAGTAACTCAGTGAGAGGACGAACGCCGGGCAAATTATGTCCCCTTACATCTGTGATGACAGCCTCCATGCGTAGGTACAGACAGCAAACAGGTGAGTCTTTACATCCAGAAACGCAGTCACAAAGCACCTGGATGGCTCAGATAAGTAGAGTTGTCACCAGCTTTAGGTGTCCATGCTCCCTGTGACCCTCTGCCCTGTCCCACCCCCAGCGCAGTGAGTGCACATGCTGGAGGTCAATCTTCCAGCAGGTCTCTGTCCAGATCCATGAAGGGCTCATCAATGTAGCTCGCTATGGCACACAGAGAAGTCCTGTCTGAGCCCAGCAGCACTGACACCGTCTCCTTCCAGTAGCTGAAGGGGATACAGGAGCTCTGAGGAGAGAAACCAGAGAGGAATTAGAACAATAAAACTCATTTTAATTTACTGCTCGTCActtaattagctagttaaccaCAATATCTGGTGAGCTAGAAGCTTGCATGCAATGGTATGAAGCTGTATGCATGTATGAAATGGTTGGTAGCATCAATTCGTTGTCAACCTAGTCATCTTGTGTAAAGGACAGTTTACATGCTCGGAAAAATCAGCTTTGCTTAGCTGTATGCCTGATATCTAGTGGATCTGATGCTACATATGTATGAAGTGGAGTATTTCACCATTAACAAATAACCGTAATTGAGATTAAATCACAGTGATCAACCTTGTGTTCACATGTGACAACATTTACAGCAATGTAAATTGCCACtacaaacaataataatagtttagggttgtatatatatacacacacacacttgaaacaTTATGAAACTTTGTTGGTACTGAAGCAGCCATGACTGacatttttggccacttgggggcagcggaacaagcaaaaacacagcATTCAAAccaccttataaagttgttaGGGAATAACAAGTTAGCCATCAGCTGACTATTTACACATCCTGTAGATATGGAGCAACATTGAATTCATTAGGACTCATGCTTGTGGTCAGTTGGTGAATGTTAAGGCCAATATTAACTCACCTTTAAACCCACATTTTGGTCCTACCAAACCCCTGagagaaacatctggctctttacctgctaaatgctccactgtgttaaCTTGCTAGCctctaactttgtctgtttgctgtttggtaCCTGGCAGGTGGTGTACAGTGCATTTATGAGAGCAAGACAAATACTGCATTAGCAAAAAGCCTCTAACAGTATAAAAAGTGTTTGTTAAAGTTGACTGAGATAATACGTGTAGTAAATGTTCAGTTCAAGGGGGCTGGAGAAAAGTACACTAAATCTTATTCATTAAACATATATTCACAATATCAGTCACTACTTATGTTTTTGAGATCATTTACATGTATACAGAATTTGTCTTTCAAGACCTATTCTATGGTTTTTTGTGTACAGCCACTTTGTCACTGCATAGACACGGTATCAGTTGTGGTTGCTCATTGATTTGCATCAACAAGAACAGCCGATGATGATGAACACTGAAAAGCAAAActaaacgtttttttttttccaccaatcAGTTTCCTTCAGTGGAAAAAGAGGTACTTCGTGATTTGTTGAAAGATTTCCAAATCTGCAAGACAACTCTTACCGAtactgaacacaacacagcattttttaaatcacctgTCTCTTGGAATTTTTTGGAACATTTTAGCCAGTGTTGCTGTTTAAAGTTGTTAAACAAACTGGTTTTACAGCCTAGTCACACAAATGTCACTATGACACAGTACTGTAATCACTTTAGGTCTTTgtttttcccagcatgcataTCCATGATTTCAAAACACTGAACCTTAACAGTAGAGAATGAGAGGAGACTCTCAGTTGCTGCTTGTGTGATGCAGCTGATGTAGACTTTGGTGAGATGAAGATATTTGCTTAAATTTCAAGTTTATGCAGGAAAGAGCGAGAGCTACTCACATTCTCCAGACAGGTGCTATCTTTGTCCTTGTTGAGGTAGTGGCGCTGCCAGAAGCGCAGTAGGTTGTGGAAGTTGTTGAGCAGGCAGCCCGGGTACTTCTCAGCATATTCCTTCTCCCGTAGGGCGTTGAGGTAGAAGGGCAGTTTAGCCTTTCTTCTGGCCAGCATCAAGATCACCAAACTGGTGTTTAAACAGCTCACATTCTCCTGCAGGGAAAAAGGATGGGGTGGATACAAAAAGGAACAAGAATGAGTTAGAAAGTGTTTTGGACGACAACCCTAACAgatacaaattaaacaaatgttattattaGCTGACATTAATTTAAGTTTAGACTAAAATTGTCTTTCATTCATCTGGTTAAATTTTTGAGACAAAGAATTCCTTATTCTGCAATGATTTGAGTTTCTCTGTACTCttgtgacaaaatgaaaattaaacaagACCTGTGTGAGAGTCTGTACGTTGATGATCGTGATCAGTcgaaagaggaaggaaagccTGTTCTCAACTCTGGCCATGTAGGACAGCAGGCAGCACTCAGACAGTACCTCCaccactggggggggggggggggggggggggggcaaaacactgaaatcaatGTTTTAACTCTTGCAGGAATAGCACTTCCACTTTAAATGACTTGTTAAGCAAcaactgtgttttcagatgtaTCCATGTTAGTATGGACATGGCCTAACATTATCTGTCAACTTAGGTGGGGTTGGTCAGAATATTGTATCACTGGTCTACATGTGTAACTTGCCATTCTGGTTTACCTTTGACATCTTCAGTCTGGCTCTCAAAGCGGTCCAATGACAGGACAATGCAGCGCACCAGCATGTTAGAGTCCACCAAAGAGCTGTTGATCTGCGTCAGGAAGGTCTGAAACTACAGAGGAGACACCAAGATATATCATTAGACAGTCTTGTTCATGCAACACACAAATTGAGAAAAGAATGTAAGCATATACAAAACCTTTTTATAGGGCATATAAGGTGTACAATTATACCTTCTCTGGAGTGTTGACATATTTGTTGAATCTTTTGAAGGCATCAATGTTGAACTTCATGAGCTCTCCCAGAAGATCAAAGTAGCTCTGTAGGACATCTCGGGAGGTACAGCCACTATCTATGATACAGAACAGGATGTGCTGTCGAGGGATGGAAGCAGACAGTGAAGTGAATCAAGAGAAGTCAAAAATGAAGGAGATCTTTGTGATGATATGGACTACGGAATGAGAAAAGCAATCTGTGGTTGTACATACCTCTAGTAATCCCCTCTTCAGGAGGAACATTTGGTCTGCATAGGAGGTGGCTCCTCTGAGAAAACTTTCCACTGCCCTCGCCTGCCAGAATCTACATATGCAACAGAAAGAGTcagcaaaactacaaaaagcAGAACTACACAGACAAATCTTGAGAAATCTTTTTTCAAAAGAAGCAGTCTTTTGCTCCATGATAGGGGTGTTCGACTTTTTCCAAATAGGTTGACACttaaaatatcaacatcttCATCTCCCTCTTGATCTTTGAAATGCACAATGCTGACCTGAAGGAGGAGTCTGGAGGCTCCCTCTTCATGACAGCGAGGAGGCGTGTGAGGAGGCCTTTCTTCCCATCACACACTAGGCTTCTGTCTGTGTTGACCAGAGCTTCCACCTCAGGGATGTTAGCCTTCATGGATATGGCACTCAGTTCATTCAGCTCCTGGCTATTCAGCAGGAGGTACTTGTTCCTGAAAGACaggaaacatatttaaaaaaaacaaactctgctAATGTAAAACGTAAAACAAGAAGTTAGATCCAAGGCGACTCAATTAAGGGTCACTTACTCATGGTGATCACTGAAACTCTGGAGTAGCCGCAAAAACTGGATTTTGAAGGAAATTTCCTGTATGATGACAATAAAGAAAGTTAATGGCTATGTTAAATTTAATTACCCAGAGCCAGTTTCCAAATagtgtgatgttaaaagttCATACTGGACTACAGTCGCAGTTCTCATTCTGGCCGTGCACCACATGATTTGAAGCAGTGTATTTCCTCCAGATTAGCTTGTCAAAAAGGTTATTGAGCCCTGGGATGAGACGAAACTCAGCCAGCATCTTGTGCACCTGTACGCAGAGACACAATACAGTAGTCAAAAAACTACACTCTGCTTAGAGCCAACACTCTCACTTAAACCTCAAATGGAGGAGATGTGTTGTTAAGTACCTGGTTCCTCTGTCGGCCCATGAGAAGGACACATAGCACATAGAGCACTTCCACTTTATACATGATTTCATGGACGATCTTCATGGACTGGGGCAGTCGATGTCTCAGCGGGCTGGTGGCCAAGGAACTCTCATCTGATGACTCTGAAAGTCAGGGGAAAAAAGTTATCTCAGACAAAGTTTGTAAGATTTAAGTAAGCTGAATAAAAAGCAGCACAAGTGGCTGTGGTGTCACCTGTACTGCTTTGTTCAGCGTCCTCAGTAGCCATCTGCATAAGGGCATCCAGCACCAGAGCATTGTCCAGCCATGTGTACcagtcctccagctcctgcaggaAGTTCGCTCCTGTGGCCTCAGACACCTTTCTAGTGGCCAGCTTACACAGCCGTTCAATGAACCCAGGGATGTTCAGCAGGGTTACTGCAAAGAATAACATTTGACAGTTCACAATTTACTGATCCATATGTTACATAGTCTGTTTGGGCTCTGTTCCTCAAAGACAACTTACCCTGGTTGACCTCTGCCCGTGAGGGGCTAGCATTGCGTTTCTGCTGGGCATTTTTGGCGAGCAGGGTGTGCTTGTCATCGTTCCCTACATCAGGTTCTGAGATGGTGACAGACAGGATGCGGCAGAAGTTGGCCAGCTGTTGTTGGTCAAAGCTTTGGACCAGGCCTGACAGGTTGGGGATGCCTTCTAACTGGATCATCTCcttaaaaatgcaaacacatgaaCTGTTACCAATCTGAAAGCAGACTGGAATCAGAAATACAACATTGTCACACTTAACAAGATGTGAGATTAACCCTGAATTTGTTACCTGCTAAAAATGTAGTAGTTTTTACCATATCTAAGTAAATCAGTTTATGGATCTATCAAAAAGTAACTTCAATATATTGCCACAGGGAAAAGCACTGTCTGAAGATTACTTCTTTAGGTCCAGTAAATTATCCCTGTAAGTTATGCCTGTGCATACATCATCTTCTCTAGGACCTTTAATCCACACAAGGAAAGCAAATAGATTGTAATGCTTTAAGAGGCTATTTAAAAACAGTCACAAAggaggatgtgtgttttttttcatacacTAAATTCTCCATTGCTGAGAAAACAGTTTTGAAAACAATAGATGCCTTTGCAAGTTGCTAGACTTTATTGTAACCACTAACTTTTCTATGCAAGCTCATGATGAATACAATGATTACATGATACAATGATACATGATTGCAATGCCCTTCTATGTTGCTACATTCCTTATAACAAATGTAAGAGGCCTTAAAGCAGCATGATACTTCTGCCATGGTGTTGCAGAGGTTTAAAATGTCAACTGTCGTAAAACTATTGCAAATGATACAGACATGTTGTGCATAGCACCTTATCAGTCAGGCAGTGTGCATTATATGCCTTAAACATTCCTAGTAACATTCTCTCACTTCATTATATAAAGTGAGGAGGTGGTTAGCACTGGCAATACCTTAAAATaccacaaaatattaatttactGTGTCTGCCATAATTACTAAGCGGAAAAACTTCCCTCACTGAACTGCTCCTGATCATCTTTGCAAAGTCGCCTACTTTTTTGCAATCACCCTGAGGCTCTGATGTATAAATAATTAAGTTACCAATGGATGattaagtaattgtaatttttgagGAGAAGCACAAGCTATAATTAGAGGGTCGTAAGAGTCTACATGTAGGCACCAGAGAAACCTTGTTGGTAGAAGCATTTAGAAGATTTTATAACATGACCAGAATCAGGAATAATTGCGTCTggcttaaaaaataaaaaaataaaaagaaagcaaaagaagaTTTGCGCAGCCGTCTGGTAAATTGTAGCACTGACACAAAAGAAAGGtaatcagagacagagacacaaattttaaaatgttgattgatATTAGGAGAATTTAAAGTGGAGCACAGCATGAGTCTGAAATTAAGGCACTGTTGTGCCATTAGGGTGTTAGCAGTTCTGCTGGGCATAATGTTTTGGCATTAGAGGTGTCTGCACATGGACAAGAGCCATCAGACAGCAATATACATTTATCTTCAGAACAAAGATTAAAAGGTCATTATTTCcacagaaaaattaattaagattaaatattaattagaCTGATTTTTCAGAAACAGTAGCACAGAAAATTGATGTTTTCTGCCAAATCTCACTGAATAAAATGACTTCACAGACCCTTTAACTCTTGAGTTAAGAAGGGTAATAAACAATGATTAATGCTGATGCTGAAGATTTGATCCAAGTATAACTCTGACCTTTTTGACTCCAAGAATATCTTCAATTAGAGTAGCAGTCTGTAGGAAGGTCTTCTTGTTTGTCATCAgggtgaagagaaacagaacaaagtCATCCCTCGCTGCCAGGCTCTTCGTGACCCCCTCCGTCTATGaattgaaagaagaaaatttgCCCATTCATATCTGTAAAAACTGCCCTGTTTTGAGACAATATAACTGCACAAACCAACTGCAGAGAAAATACTTCTAGCTTTATACATGTGCTAAGTTGAAGCAAGGTATGATGCACCTCTGACATTTCTCTGGTACGTAACAAAATGTAATAGGATACTTACACATATACAACAGTTGTAGAGAACACTAAGGCAGTCCTTAACCAAGTCATCATTCACTGTTGTAACAGAAACACAGGCGTCTAAATTCAGTTCAATCATCttcatgtaaaaacatattAACTTCCCAATAAAAGCAGACATGTGCACAGATGTAATGTCAGCCTACTTACTTTTGGGTTTTTTCTTCTGCATAGTTAGTGTAGGTCTCATCAAGATCTCCACAAGCAGCTTCAGGAGAAcagtaaaatgaacatttaatatgttttttatgtctcagtATGAGTTGTTCTACACATTACAACTGATTCTCCAAAGGGAACAAACTTCAGTGTCTCTGAGTCAAACTTACATCAACTCCAccaaagaggtcaaaggtgTATGTGTTGGGGAAGGTGGATTCCTGAGCGgtcttcctgtcctctgtgaCAAAAGACATGGCCTCCATGGAGAGATGGGATGATAATACCTGACAAAAACCATTGTTCACATGTAATTTACATCACCCAGGCTCCAAAGGGAAACATTCACCATCAAGTGACGAAAAGCAGTAATTCCACAGCATCATTGTTGGATGGACTAATGCTGTGAGACTACCTTAAGAAAGTTGTGGGCATGGGAGAGGTCACTGTTGGGATGGCTGCTCTCGTAGAGCTTCTGCAGCAGAGTAGGGATGCCATTCCACTTGGCCCGTTTATCTCTCTCCTGGAGCAGGCCTCCTGGGAGCTATGACATATAATTAGAGTCAAACTTAAACAGTGTGATATACACAGTGAAAATGCATGTTTATTTGTAATAAGGCTTCAGCAAggttttaaaggaatatttttgcTTGTACTAGTGGATGTCAGGACGCAATCCTGAGATCAacttaaactttatttaatttaaagagaACAGAAACTAAAAGCAGTTTCAGCAGAGTTTTATTACATCCCTGTTATACCTAAAACCATGTGACTTGAGAGTCCTAGCCTGGCTAATAGTCAGTGAGTGCACATGTATTGTGGACCAAGGCCATAAAGTGCAGCAGAATCTTAAAGTTGACCCTACAGTTTACTGGACGCCAACAGAGTGTTCTAATCATAGGTGTGCTGTGTTGAATTTTTTCCCTCATTAGGAATAAAATCTTGTGGGGCATTCTGAATTGAGGTTTCTGCAAAGGTCACAGAAGAGGGTGTTTTCTATATTTACCAAATAGATTTATTGCCTCTGCAAGTAATGaatgcacgcacacattttctgtcttactGTTGAAACCCTTTTAAAATACAAGGCTGTGACAATTGTATGAATTTAGAGAAACGCTTATGGAAAATTCCATAATACGTAACCCAAACAATTCAATGTAAAAATGCTGAGATAATTTTATCTTTCTGCAAGGaacaaacattttgtaaaatgtggCATTCACAAGAAGCTCACTCAGATGTTCCATAGCTTCTATTCATTCTAAATGGTGAATAATAAATGCTGATTCCGTAATTCACGCATCAGAGGCCAAAAACCAACTGTCAaccattttaaatttgaaaattataATACTGACAGTCAATGCAGCGCCTAGGTGCTACAAATTGCCCGCATGGGGCAAGTTTGTTATATTCAGCtgtaattaacattaaaagatAATCTGTAGAAACTTTGGGTCCACAGTGAATTCCTCTCACACTTTGATGCAAACAGGACAGAAAAAATAACCTaggaatgtttttgtgttgtctgtTACAGCTTTTGGCCCACTGATGACACCTGACGACCTACACTCCTGAATGCCTTCACTGACATCAAAAAACCACCAttaatgtgatgtgatttgTTAATAGCACCGACATGATAccagtgtacagtatatcatgGTAGCTGGCCCAACAGTCTCTGATCAACCTGGGGAAAGTGGTCGCATTCAACAGGACATTATAAGAGGATATTGTCATATAATAGACgctttctgtttgtgtcaccAATGAGAGGCACTACCTTAAGCTACCTCGAAAACTGCAAGTCAGCAAGGAAGGTAAAAGGCAAGACACTGACACGCAGAAATAATGCAGGGGCACTGgaataaattgttttattggCTTTGCAATTCAACGGTTTAATGGTGGGTGTGTAGCATAGCAAGTGAAAGGAGATACACGGCGAATAAATGAGTCAAATGCACAGGAGCGACGTCAACATGCATAAGGActaggaaaaaaacataacagctgACGTAAACTAGCGTTATAATCAAAACTAACCGGACCAATATGTTCTCCAAAGGTACATATGTCAcgtaaatgtttgtt is drawn from Seriola aureovittata isolate HTS-2021-v1 ecotype China chromosome 2, ASM2101889v1, whole genome shotgun sequence and contains these coding sequences:
- the trpc4apa gene encoding transient receptor potential cation channel, subfamily C, member 4 associated protein a, whose amino-acid sequence is MATLLGSESPCTGGKRRNCNNNIVTKFTASKITGQGYSRGTQLPGGLLQERDKRAKWNGIPTLLQKLYESSHPNSDLSHAHNFLKVLSSHLSMEAMSFVTEDRKTAQESTFPNTYTFDLFGGVDLLVEILMRPTLTMQKKKPKMNDDLVKDCLSVLYNCCICTEGVTKSLAARDDFVLFLFTLMTNKKTFLQTATLIEDILGVKKEMIQLEGIPNLSGLVQSFDQQQLANFCRILSVTISEPDVGNDDKHTLLAKNAQQKRNASPSRAEVNQVTLLNIPGFIERLCKLATRKVSEATGANFLQELEDWYTWLDNALVLDALMQMATEDAEQSSTESSDESSLATSPLRHRLPQSMKIVHEIMYKVEVLYVLCVLLMGRQRNQVHKMLAEFRLIPGLNNLFDKLIWRKYTASNHVVHGQNENCDCSPEISFKIQFLRLLQSFSDHHENKYLLLNSQELNELSAISMKANIPEVEALVNTDRSLVCDGKKGLLTRLLAVMKREPPDSSFRFWQARAVESFLRGATSYADQMFLLKRGLLEHILFCIIDSGCTSRDVLQSYFDLLGELMKFNIDAFKRFNKYVNTPEKFQTFLTQINSSLVDSNMLVRCIVLSLDRFESQTEDVKVVEVLSECCLLSYMARVENRLSFLFRLITIINVQTLTQENVSCLNTSLVILMLARRKAKLPFYLNALREKEYAEKYPGCLLNNFHNLLRFWQRHYLNKDKDSTCLENSSCIPFSYWKETVSVLLGSDRTSLCAIASYIDEPFMDLDRDLLED